From Marinobacterium sp. LSUCC0821, a single genomic window includes:
- a CDS encoding efflux RND transporter periplasmic adaptor subunit, whose translation MKRLIWIPVLAGSIYAAVQFWPTPPLTIALHSVTKGNVEQIAANSRAGTIKACRSANLSLNLGGRVGELLVDEGDSVTQGQLLIALDNELDEARVELAEKEQRAAQIETERACELSALAKREFERSKSLLDQKLISNERVDQLESEAASQNFLCKQRKALTDAAIAKTKFAQIQLKQTQLSAPFNGVISKVNGEVGEYLTPSPSGVATPAAIQIIDDSCLYVSAPIDEVEASRVQIGQNARLTLDAFRGTTFHGVISKKAVTVTDNEKQARTLEIEAQFVNPPAELMLLVGYSADAEIITKTAENVVRIPSEALIAGQKVLAYNPTTQTIEYRAVTSGESNWNWTEIKTGLSVGDQILLDTAHANNLVGKQVLVRHD comes from the coding sequence ATGAAGCGACTGATTTGGATTCCAGTTCTAGCCGGTAGCATTTATGCAGCTGTTCAATTTTGGCCTACACCTCCCCTCACCATAGCTTTGCACAGCGTTACAAAAGGCAATGTAGAGCAGATCGCTGCAAACAGCCGAGCTGGCACTATTAAAGCTTGCCGATCAGCTAACCTCTCTTTAAATCTTGGTGGCCGAGTTGGAGAACTTCTTGTCGACGAGGGTGACTCTGTTACTCAAGGCCAGCTATTGATTGCCTTGGATAATGAGCTAGATGAAGCCCGGGTTGAGCTCGCTGAGAAAGAACAGCGTGCAGCACAAATTGAGACTGAACGAGCCTGCGAACTCTCTGCACTAGCTAAACGTGAATTTGAACGCAGCAAATCACTTCTCGATCAAAAACTGATTTCAAATGAGCGGGTCGATCAGCTCGAGAGCGAAGCCGCTAGCCAAAACTTTCTCTGTAAACAGCGAAAAGCACTTACTGATGCAGCTATAGCAAAGACTAAGTTTGCACAAATCCAACTCAAACAAACCCAGCTATCCGCCCCATTTAACGGCGTGATAAGCAAAGTAAATGGTGAAGTTGGGGAGTATCTAACCCCATCTCCATCTGGTGTAGCCACTCCCGCTGCCATCCAAATCATAGACGATAGCTGTCTCTACGTTTCAGCACCTATCGATGAGGTAGAGGCTTCACGAGTGCAAATCGGTCAAAATGCGCGGCTCACTCTTGATGCATTTCGAGGTACAACATTTCACGGAGTGATTAGCAAAAAAGCGGTCACTGTTACTGATAACGAGAAGCAGGCGCGAACCCTAGAAATTGAAGCGCAATTTGTGAACCCACCCGCTGAACTTATGCTATTGGTTGGATACAGTGCAGACGCAGAGATCATTACCAAAACCGCAGAAAATGTAGTGCGTATCCCTTCTGAAGCTTTGATTGCTGGTCAAAAGGTACTCGCTTACAACCCAACCACTCAAACTATCGAGTATCGAGCGGTGACAAGTGGTGAATCCAACTGGAACTGGACTGAGATCAAAACAGGACTCTCTGTCGGTGATCAAATTCTTTTAGATACTGCCCATGCCAATAACCTTGTCGGAAAACAGGTTTTAGTTCGACATGATTAG
- a CDS encoding DNA polymerase III subunit chi — MPEADYYVLAAADYDSRELFACRLCEKAVEQGLKVHIRVDNDADLNQLDSKLWSFRADSFVPHVKIERDQTSSAPVSLGVQVVPSRQTGLLINLATDTPSDVGEFDRVAEIVSQEEKILTMTRQSFAERRTAGWQVRMNDLRKRG; from the coding sequence GTGCCTGAAGCTGACTACTACGTCCTTGCGGCTGCCGATTACGACAGCCGTGAACTCTTTGCCTGCCGTCTTTGTGAAAAGGCGGTAGAGCAAGGCTTAAAAGTGCATATCCGTGTTGACAATGATGCCGATCTAAATCAATTAGATAGCAAATTGTGGTCATTTCGTGCAGACAGTTTCGTACCACACGTTAAGATAGAGAGAGATCAGACAAGCTCTGCTCCGGTATCTCTCGGGGTGCAAGTCGTTCCTAGCCGCCAAACAGGTCTTCTGATCAATTTAGCGACTGACACACCTAGCGATGTAGGTGAATTCGATAGAGTTGCAGAGATTGTTTCACAGGAGGAGAAGATCCTCACGATGACTCGTCAATCCTTTGCAGAACGCCGAACGGCTGGATGGCAAGTTAGGATGAATGATCTAAGAAAACGAGGTTAA
- a CDS encoding leucyl aminopeptidase, translated as MDFEIVNGSVELLVTDCIVVAVADAGKLTPSAQAIDTASAGALKEVIDAGDFDGSHGTTLLLRNLSGVTAKRTLLVGIGKESDRSVAKQQTLIKSVVATVNKMGVKTLTLALDQSSGKDSDIYRDTRLIVEACSAALYQYDTTKSKPATPTKLEHIHLLLDEESTEYGEGALLDGVAIANGVATARELGNLPGNICTPIYLADHAKALADEFDSVSCEILDEKQIESMGMGALYSVGKGSDIPPRLIVLKYEGGEANEAPYALVGKGITFDTGGISLKPGPEMDEMKFDMCGAASVLGTFEAVAEMRLPINLITVVAAAENMPSGRASKPGDVVTTLSGQTVEILNTDAEGRLVLCDALTYVQQFKPQAVIDVATLTGACIIALGHQATGLLANDDSLAAQLLDAGEFAGDRGWQLPLWDEYQTQLDSNFADMANIGGRPAGTITAACFLSRFTKDVSWAHLDIAGVAWNSGKAKGATGRCVPMLTQYLLDVAEQKEA; from the coding sequence ATGGATTTTGAAATTGTAAATGGGTCAGTTGAATTATTAGTAACTGACTGCATCGTTGTAGCTGTTGCAGATGCAGGTAAATTAACTCCCTCAGCACAAGCGATTGATACCGCCTCAGCAGGAGCCCTTAAAGAGGTGATTGATGCGGGAGATTTTGATGGTTCGCATGGAACTACCCTTCTGCTGCGCAATCTTTCAGGTGTTACGGCTAAACGAACTCTTCTAGTTGGTATTGGTAAAGAGAGTGATCGTAGCGTTGCTAAACAGCAAACGCTTATCAAATCGGTTGTCGCGACTGTTAACAAAATGGGTGTAAAAACCTTAACACTGGCACTCGACCAAAGCAGCGGTAAAGATTCTGACATCTACCGCGATACTCGCCTGATCGTTGAAGCCTGCTCTGCAGCGCTCTACCAATACGACACAACTAAGAGCAAACCAGCCACTCCAACAAAACTTGAACACATCCATCTACTTCTGGATGAAGAATCGACTGAGTATGGTGAAGGCGCACTCTTGGATGGCGTTGCAATAGCTAATGGCGTAGCAACCGCTCGAGAACTTGGCAACCTTCCTGGCAACATCTGTACGCCTATCTACCTTGCTGATCACGCTAAAGCGCTGGCTGATGAGTTTGACTCAGTTAGCTGCGAGATTTTAGACGAGAAACAGATCGAATCGATGGGCATGGGCGCACTTTATAGCGTCGGCAAAGGCAGTGATATCCCTCCAAGGCTAATCGTCCTGAAATACGAAGGTGGTGAAGCGAATGAGGCACCCTATGCCCTCGTCGGTAAAGGGATCACATTTGATACGGGCGGCATATCGTTAAAACCTGGTCCAGAAATGGATGAGATGAAATTTGATATGTGCGGAGCTGCAAGCGTATTAGGGACTTTTGAGGCTGTCGCTGAGATGCGCCTGCCCATCAACTTAATCACTGTTGTTGCAGCGGCTGAAAATATGCCAAGTGGTCGTGCAAGCAAACCAGGTGATGTGGTCACGACCCTATCTGGCCAAACGGTAGAGATTTTAAACACCGATGCCGAGGGCCGCTTGGTTCTTTGTGATGCTCTTACCTACGTTCAACAGTTTAAACCGCAAGCGGTAATTGATGTCGCGACTCTTACAGGCGCATGCATCATCGCACTTGGACATCAAGCCACTGGTCTTTTGGCAAATGATGACTCGCTCGCTGCACAGCTATTAGATGCGGGCGAATTTGCAGGCGATCGTGGCTGGCAGCTTCCGTTATGGGATGAGTATCAAACTCAACTAGATAGTAACTTTGCAGATATGGCCAACATTGGTGGTCGACCAGCAGGTACGATCACAGCAGCATGTTTCCTATCACGCTTTACTAAGGATGTTAGTTGGGCTCACTTAGATATCGCAGGTGTTGCTTGGAACAGTGGCAAAGCGAAGGGAGCAACGGGCCGATGTGTGCCAATGCTGACGCAATACCTTCTTGATGTCGCAGAGCAGAAAGAGGCCTAA
- the lptF gene encoding LPS export ABC transporter permease LptF, which translates to MIVFRYLAREVLLTTLAVTAVLLLIITSTHLIGYLADAASGEIATSVVLSLVFNRIPLFLELLLPLGFFLGILLAYGRLYLDSEMVVLKACGTSSWRLIAFTYGPALLISFCVAFVSLYLTPTGMYEAKRIVAEQRARTELDMLVPGTFQTQASKNQVTYTRNIDRAGKLEELFVSGVDKSGSPYLLIAKEGEQRFMESNGRFLVFKEGYRYDFNDQGQLDQELTYGEYAVQLPEPKLTAPIKHLDAIPTLELFGSDRPDLISRLHWRTSLPFLPLVVVFLAVQLARTSPRQGRYAKLIPAIILYQVYVGSLTAARSVVEQGSQGGWLIWFVHFVALAVGVSMVLFEGGWERLMNRLPALPSFKISRSKGGI; encoded by the coding sequence TTGATCGTTTTTCGTTACCTTGCGAGAGAAGTTTTACTGACTACCCTAGCGGTTACCGCCGTCCTACTTCTCATTATTACCAGCACACATTTGATTGGTTACCTTGCTGATGCCGCGTCCGGTGAGATCGCTACCTCGGTTGTTCTCTCTTTGGTTTTTAACCGTATCCCTCTTTTTTTAGAACTTTTACTCCCATTAGGCTTCTTTTTAGGGATTTTATTGGCCTATGGTCGACTCTATCTAGATTCTGAAATGGTCGTTTTAAAAGCCTGTGGAACAAGTAGCTGGCGCTTAATCGCATTCACCTATGGTCCAGCACTTCTCATCTCTTTCTGTGTCGCTTTTGTGAGCCTCTATTTAACGCCAACGGGTATGTATGAGGCGAAGCGTATTGTTGCAGAGCAGCGTGCACGTACAGAGTTGGATATGTTAGTTCCAGGAACATTCCAGACTCAGGCATCTAAAAATCAAGTCACCTACACCCGAAATATTGATCGGGCGGGCAAACTTGAGGAGCTTTTTGTCTCTGGTGTAGATAAAAGCGGCTCACCCTATCTCTTGATTGCTAAAGAGGGCGAGCAACGCTTTATGGAGAGTAATGGGCGTTTCTTAGTCTTTAAAGAGGGCTATAGATATGACTTTAATGATCAGGGTCAGCTTGATCAGGAGCTCACCTATGGTGAATATGCGGTGCAGTTGCCTGAGCCTAAATTGACAGCTCCCATCAAACATTTAGATGCTATTCCGACGCTTGAGCTATTTGGTAGTGATAGACCTGATCTAATAAGCCGTCTTCATTGGCGAACTTCACTTCCGTTTTTGCCACTGGTGGTGGTTTTTCTTGCGGTTCAGTTAGCAAGAACAAGCCCGCGCCAAGGGCGTTATGCAAAGCTAATACCAGCGATTATTTTGTATCAGGTTTATGTAGGCAGCCTAACTGCTGCACGCTCTGTAGTTGAACAGGGTTCTCAGGGTGGCTGGCTAATCTGGTTCGTTCATTTTGTTGCCTTAGCTGTAGGCGTTTCGATGGTTCTTTTTGAAGGTGGTTGGGAACGATTGATGAACCGACTGCCGGCGCTGCCCTCTTTTAAGATTAGTCGCTCCAAAGGTGGTATCTAA
- the lptG gene encoding LPS export ABC transporter permease LptG: MWSRIDRYIAQHILSATAIVMLVLVGLMGISLLLDELGEVDKFYTFGVASQFTLLSLPGLAYQLLPLSCLVGTLIGLGILASNSELTVIRAAGVSMSRLILSVAKPIALVAALALLTSQVGVPDSQQAARAVKGIAKAQSGRLDTRSGGWFRQGDTYLHVSAIDPSGTIFGITRHRFDVNLRLVETSYAERANYDFEKREWALSNLQVTTVSDDRVTRETIKKGFWPTQLDPALLSEILVPPSDLPLLGLSSYSSYLENQGVDATPYLLAFWGKLFQPLGIVALVLIGVAFVFGPLRGVTVGQRIITGVVIGLVFKFSQDLLAPASQVLGFSPLLAALIPILISLMVGLWLLARVR, translated from the coding sequence ATGTGGTCGCGAATTGATCGTTATATTGCACAGCATATTCTCTCTGCAACAGCGATTGTGATGCTGGTCTTGGTTGGTCTGATGGGTATCTCACTACTGTTAGATGAGCTGGGAGAGGTTGATAAGTTTTATACTTTTGGGGTTGCTAGTCAGTTCACACTATTAAGTCTGCCTGGATTGGCTTATCAACTGCTACCTTTAAGCTGTTTAGTTGGCACTTTGATAGGTCTAGGTATATTGGCCAGTAATTCAGAATTAACGGTCATACGTGCTGCGGGTGTATCAATGAGTCGCTTGATTCTTTCAGTTGCAAAACCCATTGCCCTGGTTGCCGCTTTGGCCCTTCTAACGAGTCAGGTTGGTGTTCCTGACTCGCAACAAGCAGCGCGCGCTGTGAAAGGTATCGCAAAGGCACAGTCGGGTCGACTAGACACGCGTTCAGGAGGTTGGTTCAGACAGGGCGATACCTATCTGCATGTATCTGCTATCGATCCATCTGGAACAATTTTTGGTATTACCCGTCATCGTTTCGATGTGAACTTACGATTAGTTGAAACCAGTTACGCTGAAAGAGCAAATTACGACTTTGAAAAAAGAGAGTGGGCTCTCTCAAATCTGCAGGTGACAACTGTTTCGGACGATCGAGTAACTCGAGAAACTATTAAAAAAGGTTTTTGGCCTACTCAATTAGATCCAGCGCTTTTATCTGAGATTTTGGTTCCGCCATCAGACCTCCCCCTACTTGGGTTAAGTAGCTACTCCAGCTATCTGGAAAATCAGGGGGTAGATGCGACGCCTTATCTACTGGCATTTTGGGGTAAGTTATTCCAGCCACTTGGTATCGTAGCTTTAGTCCTTATTGGGGTGGCGTTTGTTTTTGGTCCGTTACGTGGTGTAACAGTGGGGCAGAGAATTATCACAGGCGTAGTGATAGGTTTAGTCTTCAAATTTAGTCAGGACCTATTAGCGCCTGCAAGTCAGGTGCTGGGATTTTCACCGCTCTTGGCGGCATTGATTCCAATTCTGATAAGTCTGATGGTTGGTCTCTGGCTACTAGCGAGAGTTCGTTAG
- a CDS encoding RDD family protein, with protein MPRQFNDDPSRLRTPTLIVRLLAMVYDTLIVLAIWMLIGGVAVALNQGEAIDSPLGLATLKSLLLITTFLFFGFFWTRSGQTLGMMAWRLRAQSETGFSLSWTQAMIRFFAAMLSIALFGLGYWITIFSDQKVTWHERWSNSVTVRITKN; from the coding sequence ATGCCTCGCCAATTTAACGACGATCCAAGTCGACTTCGCACACCAACACTGATCGTTAGACTTCTTGCGATGGTTTACGACACATTGATCGTGTTGGCGATATGGATGTTGATAGGCGGTGTAGCGGTTGCTTTGAACCAGGGCGAGGCAATTGATTCACCTCTAGGTCTTGCGACCCTTAAATCTCTTCTTCTGATAACAACCTTTCTATTTTTTGGCTTCTTCTGGACACGCTCTGGGCAAACCCTTGGCATGATGGCTTGGCGCCTTCGTGCTCAAAGTGAAACGGGCTTTTCATTAAGCTGGACACAAGCGATGATCCGTTTCTTTGCGGCAATGCTCTCTATTGCACTTTTCGGGCTAGGCTACTGGATTACAATTTTTTCGGATCAGAAGGTCACCTGGCATGAACGCTGGTCAAATAGCGTGACGGTGAGAATCACCAAAAACTAA
- a CDS encoding YeeE/YedE family protein — protein sequence MTTSTIQSDNTISESPLVEKLSTQPFSLVVAATLFAIFAVSLVVEHSQYELQALTLGVALGLVFFHSSFGFTTAFRRMIVEKRGAGIRAILIMLSLSVLIFFPTLASGELFGNSVTGFVRPLGPSVVFGAFIFGIGMQLASGCASGNLYHLGGGQLRALPAIIGFAGGALWATADYELWTTLPQLAPVGLIETLGVVSAIALNLALFAAIYLFTVKLEKSQHGALENEESANNKQPLWRRLIKGPWPLIWGAVGLTVLNFATLSLLGRPWAVALAYPVWGAKAAELLNLNLELDFWTYWMAPGRDEALVDPLLADKASLMNLGVILGAFIAATLSGKFKLSFKMPIRNFTFSLLGGVLLGYGATIAYGCNIGAFVGGVVSGSLHGWLWIISALLGCIVGLKLKGLFRL from the coding sequence ATGACTACATCGACTATCCAAAGCGACAACACAATTAGCGAAAGCCCTCTTGTTGAAAAGCTATCAACACAGCCTTTCAGTCTAGTGGTTGCTGCCACTCTTTTTGCCATCTTCGCCGTTAGTCTTGTGGTAGAGCACTCTCAGTATGAACTGCAAGCTCTCACACTAGGTGTAGCATTAGGCTTGGTTTTCTTTCATTCATCATTTGGTTTTACAACAGCGTTTAGAAGAATGATTGTAGAGAAACGTGGCGCAGGTATCAGAGCGATCCTAATCATGCTTTCCCTAAGCGTATTGATCTTCTTCCCAACGCTCGCTTCGGGTGAACTGTTCGGCAATTCAGTCACTGGATTTGTCCGCCCACTCGGCCCTTCAGTGGTTTTTGGAGCTTTCATTTTTGGCATCGGCATGCAATTAGCAAGCGGGTGCGCTTCCGGTAATCTCTATCACCTTGGCGGCGGTCAACTTAGAGCCCTACCTGCCATTATTGGTTTTGCAGGCGGTGCTCTTTGGGCAACGGCGGACTATGAGTTGTGGACTACCCTGCCGCAACTTGCTCCTGTGGGCCTAATTGAAACCCTGGGGGTAGTTAGCGCAATCGCACTTAATTTAGCTCTATTTGCAGCAATCTATCTATTCACAGTTAAGTTAGAAAAGAGCCAACATGGCGCATTAGAGAATGAAGAGAGTGCGAACAACAAGCAGCCTTTGTGGAGACGTTTGATCAAGGGTCCCTGGCCACTCATTTGGGGCGCTGTTGGACTTACCGTCCTCAACTTCGCCACCCTATCTCTGCTTGGGCGCCCTTGGGCGGTAGCCCTTGCCTATCCGGTATGGGGCGCTAAAGCTGCCGAGCTTCTGAACCTCAACCTAGAGTTGGATTTCTGGACATACTGGATGGCACCGGGTCGTGATGAAGCACTGGTAGACCCACTACTAGCCGACAAAGCTTCACTAATGAATCTTGGCGTGATTTTAGGTGCATTTATTGCAGCAACTCTTTCTGGCAAGTTCAAACTGTCGTTTAAAATGCCTATTCGAAACTTCACCTTCTCACTACTAGGCGGCGTACTTCTCGGTTACGGCGCGACCATTGCTTACGGCTGTAATATCGGTGCATTCGTGGGCGGTGTGGTGTCAGGCAGCCTTCATGGCTGGCTCTGGATCATATCAGCACTCTTAGGTTGTATTGTTGGCTTGAAACTCAAGGGACTATTTCGTCTTTAA
- a CDS encoding tetratricopeptide repeat protein — MTKARLLSLALILMPLAQAEAASIVAAERAIQSKDFSKALDELRPLAKDGDPNAYYLLGTLYRDGQGVEKNRTEAEKYFGSAARQGHLDSVKALRAMKNEVYLLEYNKTLPLAEQGDANAQNRIGEMNEYGQGVKRDLDSAFNWYQKASKQGLLAGRHNLARSYNFGSGTKQDFAKAESLYLEAANQGYADSMFFLGTMYATHNGQNKQTNPDILAYAWMHAASEAGSATARTIQDRLLMKLNESELTEAKHLADEFVGKYVKR, encoded by the coding sequence TTGACCAAAGCTCGACTTTTATCGCTGGCTCTAATTTTGATGCCACTAGCACAGGCTGAAGCAGCCTCGATTGTTGCTGCTGAGCGCGCAATCCAATCAAAAGATTTCTCAAAAGCACTGGATGAACTCCGCCCACTGGCAAAAGATGGTGACCCAAATGCCTACTATCTTTTGGGTACGCTTTACCGTGACGGTCAGGGCGTTGAGAAAAACCGCACTGAAGCTGAAAAATATTTCGGCAGCGCTGCTCGCCAAGGACACTTAGATAGTGTTAAAGCACTTCGCGCTATGAAGAACGAAGTCTACCTTCTTGAGTACAACAAAACTTTACCACTCGCAGAGCAAGGCGATGCCAACGCACAGAACCGAATTGGCGAGATGAATGAGTATGGCCAGGGTGTTAAACGCGATCTGGACAGTGCATTTAACTGGTACCAAAAGGCGTCTAAGCAGGGTCTTCTAGCAGGCCGCCATAACCTTGCGCGCTCTTACAATTTTGGTTCAGGAACAAAACAAGATTTCGCAAAAGCTGAATCACTCTACCTAGAGGCTGCAAACCAAGGGTATGCTGACTCAATGTTTTTCCTTGGCACTATGTATGCCACTCATAATGGCCAAAATAAGCAGACCAACCCTGACATCCTAGCCTATGCTTGGATGCATGCGGCATCTGAAGCAGGCTCAGCTACAGCAAGAACCATTCAAGATCGACTCCTAATGAAATTGAATGAATCAGAGCTAACAGAAGCGAAGCATCTAGCGGATGAGTTTGTAGGAAAATACGTAAAACGCTAA